Proteins encoded together in one Wolbachia endosymbiont of Menacanthus eurysternus window:
- a CDS encoding disulfide bond formation protein B — protein MSNSTNNNSKFIIFLFSSIIALVSAYALEYFFNILPCKLCIYERIIYYITGLSAIIYMIKNSKILIYTMFCSYFIGIIISFYHVGLEFNLFNDILGCTEQINNNASIEKLKNDLLNPNNYPPSCNRPYYILGISLAMWNLIYLTIALFIASYKMYYEKEKKF, from the coding sequence ATGTCAAACTCTACGAATAACAATTCCAAGTTTATAATTTTTCTATTCTCAAGTATCATTGCTTTAGTTTCCGCATACGCACTTGAATATTTCTTTAATATACTGCCATGTAAGTTATGCATATATGAACGAATAATCTATTATATTACTGGATTATCTGCAATAATATATATGATTAAAAACAGCAAAATTTTAATTTATACAATGTTCTGTAGCTATTTCATAGGCATAATAATATCTTTTTATCATGTGGGTCTTGAATTCAATTTATTTAATGATATTTTAGGATGTACAGAACAAATAAATAATAACGCTAGCATAGAAAAATTAAAAAATGATCTTTTAAACCCCAATAACTATCCTCCTTCCTGTAATAGACCGTATTATATTTTAGGTATTTCCTTAGCAATGTGGAATTTAATTTATCTTACAATAGCTTTATTCATTGCATCGTATAAAATGTATTATGAAAAAGAAAAAAAATTCTAA
- a CDS encoding YggT family protein, with protein MHPVIYLFNILFDLYSFVLVSWVILNLLFKFNIVNMYNEIMSNIMYTLNQFVHPPLKIIKRYIKSSFNGIDLSVALLLAAIHFIKYTINYYFRV; from the coding sequence ATGCATCCTGTGATATATTTGTTCAATATTTTATTCGATCTTTATAGTTTTGTTTTGGTGTCTTGGGTTATTTTGAATTTGTTATTTAAATTTAATATAGTAAACATGTATAATGAGATTATGAGTAATATAATGTATACTTTGAATCAATTCGTTCATCCACCATTAAAAATTATTAAAAGGTATATAAAATCATCGTTTAACGGAATAGATTTGTCTGTAGCGCTGCTATTAGCAGCAATTCATTTTATAAAATATACGATAAATTACTACTTTAGAGTATAG
- a CDS encoding complex I NDUFA12 subunit family protein gives MLHKMLYEYVLFLQRKNNKLIGKDENGNFYYQSNQGKRWVIYNKKSSLAKTTVPPRWHIWLHYTDNEVPTSNKEIKRTPNLTNIKNSHHQNKKIKSFYKSWNPNS, from the coding sequence ATGTTACATAAGATGTTATATGAATATGTTCTTTTCTTACAAAGAAAAAATAATAAACTTATAGGAAAAGATGAAAATGGAAACTTTTACTATCAATCAAATCAGGGAAAAAGATGGGTAATTTATAATAAAAAGAGCAGTCTAGCAAAAACAACAGTACCACCAAGATGGCATATATGGCTTCATTATACTGATAATGAAGTACCAACTAGCAATAAGGAAATAAAACGCACCCCTAATTTAACCAACATAAAAAATTCCCACCATCAAAATAAAAAAATAAAAAGTTTTTATAAAAGTTGGAATCCTAACAGCTAA
- the ppa gene encoding inorganic diphosphatase — translation MNLNKITSVFFKDTINVLIEISANAKPIKYEFNKELGLLEVDRFLSTSMIYPCNYGFIPNTCANDGDPVDTLVLTQFPVAPGVLIPVRPIGALLTKDEKGKDEKVLAVPISRVDNYYENIKDYSDLPKNLLDKITHFFSHYKSLEKGKMVIMGEWVGVKKAKNIIENAIKKKE, via the coding sequence ATGAATCTCAATAAAATAACTTCAGTATTTTTTAAAGACACAATAAACGTATTAATTGAAATAAGCGCAAATGCTAAACCTATAAAATATGAATTTAATAAAGAGTTAGGACTACTAGAAGTTGATAGGTTTTTATCTACATCAATGATTTATCCATGCAATTATGGATTCATACCAAATACTTGTGCAAATGATGGTGATCCAGTAGACACTCTAGTATTAACCCAATTTCCAGTAGCACCTGGTGTTTTAATACCTGTACGTCCAATAGGTGCCCTATTAACTAAGGATGAAAAAGGAAAAGATGAAAAAGTATTAGCTGTACCCATTTCTAGAGTTGATAATTATTACGAAAATATAAAAGACTATTCTGACTTACCTAAGAATTTACTTGATAAAATTACTCACTTCTTCTCACACTATAAAAGTTTGGAGAAAGGAAAAATGGTAATAATGGGAGAATGGGTTGGTGTTAAAAAAGCCAAAAATATTATTGAGAACGCCATCAAAAAAAAAGAATAA
- a CDS encoding ClpXP protease specificity-enhancing factor SspB, whose translation MDKTNYKKLLSSVKLQVIKKALSIISENGFTPHLEILFFTYFNDVIVPDYLRRSYPTQILIILQHRFCDLKVFESKFNVSLSFRGKQEKISVPFFAISEFHDKTSGDILIFDKCIDFDKKYSSEKYIKDFQNRSIISIDQLRD comes from the coding sequence ATGGATAAAACAAATTACAAAAAATTGCTAAGTTCAGTTAAGCTTCAAGTTATCAAGAAGGCCTTGAGTATTATATCAGAAAATGGTTTTACGCCTCATTTAGAAATATTGTTCTTCACTTATTTTAATGATGTTATTGTGCCAGATTATTTGAGAAGATCTTATCCTACTCAAATACTTATCATATTGCAACATAGATTTTGCGATTTAAAAGTTTTTGAAAGTAAGTTTAATGTAAGTTTAAGTTTTAGGGGAAAGCAAGAAAAAATTTCTGTACCGTTTTTTGCTATTAGTGAGTTTCATGATAAAACCTCGGGAGACATTTTAATATTTGATAAGTGTATTGATTTTGATAAAAAATATAGTAGTGAGAAATATATTAAAGATTTTCAAAACAGAAGTATTATATCTATAGATCAATTGCGTGATTGA
- a CDS encoding outer membrane protein assembly factor BamE — protein MRALIFFILLFTIGCVRTVYNHGILDVDVELWSKIKIGDDKEKVVRFLGFPTLVSKFNKNIWYYISYKIKQPNFLEKRKYSSKSMQILFNQDDRIADIKRIDVPEKFLDVFN, from the coding sequence ATGCGAGCATTGATATTTTTTATTTTATTATTTACAATTGGTTGTGTACGTACTGTTTATAATCATGGGATTTTAGACGTTGATGTTGAATTATGGAGTAAAATAAAGATAGGTGATGATAAAGAGAAGGTGGTTCGATTCCTAGGATTTCCAACGTTAGTATCTAAATTTAATAAGAATATTTGGTATTATATTTCATATAAAATTAAACAACCTAATTTTTTAGAGAAAAGAAAATATAGTAGTAAGTCTATGCAGATTTTATTTAATCAAGACGATAGAATTGCAGATATTAAAAGAATTGATGTTCCAGAAAAATTTTTAGACGTTTTTAATTAA
- a CDS encoding ribonucleotide-diphosphate reductase subunit beta, protein MSLLQANPIYKPFNYPWAYDAWLQQQRIHWIPEEVPLADDVKDWKTKLSNVEKNLLTQIFRFFTQADIEVNNCYMKHYSNIFKPTEICMMLASFSNMETIHIAAYSYLLDTIGMPESEYQAFLNYNAMRKKYEYMLEFEESKKHDKKHIAKTLAVFGAFTEGVQLFASFAILLNFQRFGKMKGMGQIISWSVRDETLHTNSIINLFNTFIKENNEIWNDGFKEELYSACCTIIALEDEFIKLAFDLGDVEGLSIEEVKNYIRYIANRRLIQLGLKAIYNINYNPLPWLDEILNGVEHTNFFENRVTEYSRAATQGTWEEAFTEKI, encoded by the coding sequence GTGTCACTATTACAAGCAAATCCAATATATAAACCTTTTAACTATCCTTGGGCATATGATGCATGGTTACAACAACAAAGAATACACTGGATACCGGAAGAAGTTCCGCTTGCTGATGATGTAAAAGACTGGAAAACTAAACTTTCTAATGTAGAAAAAAATTTACTAACTCAAATTTTCAGATTTTTTACCCAAGCTGATATTGAAGTAAATAATTGTTATATGAAACATTATTCAAACATATTCAAGCCAACAGAAATATGTATGATGCTCGCTAGTTTTTCCAATATGGAAACTATACATATTGCAGCCTATTCATATCTTTTAGACACAATTGGCATGCCAGAAAGTGAATATCAAGCATTCTTGAATTATAACGCTATGAGAAAAAAATATGAATACATGTTAGAATTCGAGGAAAGTAAAAAACACGATAAAAAACACATAGCTAAAACTCTAGCAGTATTTGGCGCTTTTACTGAAGGAGTACAGTTATTTGCGTCATTCGCAATTTTACTTAATTTTCAACGATTTGGAAAAATGAAAGGTATGGGACAAATAATCTCTTGGTCAGTACGTGATGAAACTCTACATACTAACTCAATCATTAATTTATTCAATACCTTTATTAAGGAAAATAATGAAATTTGGAACGACGGATTTAAAGAAGAATTATATTCTGCGTGCTGTACTATTATTGCACTCGAAGACGAATTTATAAAACTTGCTTTTGATTTGGGAGATGTTGAGGGATTATCTATAGAGGAAGTAAAAAATTACATACGCTACATAGCAAATAGACGACTAATACAATTAGGCTTAAAGGCTATATATAATATTAACTATAATCCGCTCCCTTGGCTTGATGAAATATTAAATGGTGTAGAACACACAAATTTCTTTGAAAACAGAGTAACAGAATACAGTCGTGCAGCAACTCAAGGTACATGGGAAGAAGCATTTACAGAAAAAATATAA
- a CDS encoding pentapeptide repeat-containing protein, translated as MIKTLIILIITSNFCYGSEEAYKKNLINDFINILRKTNYVSYSKKDFAEFLLQCYKKAIPEDFRKGFGTNLNGADFSKLYLNGSIFNGVSLIGADFSHTDLSEVSFINADLRGANFSNANLQGLKIKNTKLTFAKFISTNLIDITFDQSDISYTKFINSDLKRIKMHNITGLHTIFSNIKMSFSSLLNSNVSYITINDSEINNTIMQNNNFDNAIFFGIDSYELRIQFSSLENANIYCSEMKKSDFTGSNFSNAHLNSSTIIENNFNKANLSNIQISYISDDNSSFTQSILNDSKITYSYISESNFQNANLTNIDFSFSELYRVNISNSNIRNGKFYNTKAIYSNINDSIFDHSLFISTKIENTDLSSSSMYNVKIENSQFYNNKLSYHNMISSEVEYSIFFNTKLNSSNLLNSKITNSNFIESDFSFSSIQNSLFKKTGFFLSNFNNSIINNAIFDSSSLYAGSFIGAYLTKDCKFDHSIFIKNEGQEKLINLNGAIVSIEDLQKKISHGEKFDVNYAYFEFRNMNLENADFSNSILSRAKFINVNLNKANLKKTDLRHTIFNNSSLIDTNLLDSDLSNSKFLKSNLKSYIKNLKSINRI; from the coding sequence ATGATCAAAACTTTAATAATATTAATTATAACTAGCAATTTCTGTTATGGAAGTGAAGAGGCATATAAAAAGAACTTAATTAACGACTTTATAAATATCTTACGTAAAACAAATTATGTGTCTTATAGCAAAAAAGATTTTGCTGAATTCCTATTACAATGCTATAAAAAGGCTATACCTGAAGATTTCAGAAAAGGCTTTGGAACAAATTTAAATGGAGCTGATTTTAGTAAATTATATCTAAATGGATCTATTTTTAACGGAGTTAGTCTAATTGGTGCCGATTTTTCTCATACAGACCTATCTGAAGTATCTTTCATTAATGCCGATTTACGTGGAGCTAATTTTTCTAATGCTAATTTACAGGGTTTGAAAATAAAAAATACAAAACTAACTTTTGCAAAATTTATTTCTACAAATTTAATAGACATTACATTTGATCAATCTGATATTAGCTATACTAAATTTATCAACTCCGATCTTAAAAGAATAAAAATGCACAACATCACTGGATTACATACCATATTTTCAAATATAAAAATGAGTTTTTCTAGCTTGTTAAACTCGAATGTCAGTTATATAACTATTAATGATAGCGAAATAAACAACACTATTATGCAAAATAATAATTTTGATAATGCAATTTTTTTCGGAATAGATTCTTATGAATTAAGAATTCAATTCTCTTCATTGGAAAATGCTAATATATATTGCTCAGAAATGAAAAAATCAGATTTTACGGGTAGCAATTTTTCTAATGCACATCTTAATTCTTCTACTATTATTGAAAATAATTTCAATAAAGCTAATTTAAGTAACATACAAATTTCTTATATAAGCGATGATAATTCAAGTTTTACTCAATCCATATTAAATGACTCTAAAATAACATATTCATATATTTCTGAAAGCAATTTTCAAAATGCCAATTTAACTAACATTGATTTTAGTTTTAGTGAACTTTACCGAGTTAATATTTCTAATTCTAATATTAGAAACGGAAAATTCTATAACACCAAAGCTATATATTCTAATATAAATGATTCCATTTTTGACCACTCACTATTCATTTCCACAAAAATAGAAAACACGGATCTTTCTTCTAGCTCAATGTATAACGTAAAAATAGAAAATTCACAATTTTATAATAATAAACTTTCTTATCATAATATGATCTCCAGTGAGGTAGAATATTCGATATTTTTTAATACAAAATTAAACAGCTCAAACTTACTTAATTCAAAAATAACTAATTCTAATTTTATTGAAAGTGATTTCAGTTTCTCTTCAATTCAAAATAGTCTTTTTAAAAAAACAGGTTTTTTTCTTAGCAATTTTAATAATTCAATAATTAATAATGCAATTTTCGATTCCTCAAGCTTATATGCAGGTTCGTTTATTGGTGCTTATCTAACAAAAGATTGTAAATTTGATCATTCAATTTTTATTAAAAATGAAGGACAAGAAAAACTTATAAACCTAAATGGAGCAATAGTTTCAATTGAAGATTTACAAAAAAAAATATCACATGGTGAAAAATTTGATGTAAATTACGCTTATTTCGAATTTAGAAATATGAATCTAGAAAATGCAGACTTCTCTAATTCAATACTAAGCAGAGCAAAATTTATAAATGTTAATCTAAACAAGGCAAATCTTAAAAAAACTGATTTACGACATACTATTTTTAATAATTCTTCTCTTATTGATACTAATTTATTAGATTCTGATTTAAGCAATTCTAAATTTTTGAAGTCTAATTTAAAAAGCTATATTAAAAACCTAAAATCAATAAATAGAATATGA
- the rodA gene encoding rod shape-determining protein RodA — protein MNRFAVCRSRKIYLLLVVNVILLFCIGIIVQYSSSGGRWMPFAIHQLIIFFFFFLLAIAMSFVRMGFYLKYSYHFYILGIVLLLLVFFFGSYVMGAKRWIKIWIINLQPSEFVKVGLILALSRYFSKQNMYKIIRFQSLFKALVIAFIPILLVLGQPNLGTAIIMLFIGVSIIFIAIIKKFHLVILGLIGIFMMPVAWFFLRPYHKQRILSFLDSSIDPLGIGYNAQQSQIAIGSGGFFGKGFINGSQTQLGFLPEKRTDFAFAVLGEEWGFLGVMFLIFLYNTLLLVIIFIAYRSRNYFSKLVSIGIFAFFSIHFTINIGMTVGLLPIIGDPLPFLSYGGSAIAASLICVGLLLRISVENLRIEQISNFIRMENF, from the coding sequence ATGAATAGATTTGCTGTGTGTAGGTCAAGAAAAATCTATTTATTATTAGTTGTTAATGTAATATTGCTATTTTGTATTGGTATTATCGTTCAATATTCTTCTTCCGGAGGAAGATGGATGCCGTTTGCAATTCATCAATTAATTATATTTTTTTTCTTTTTTTTATTAGCTATAGCTATGTCATTTGTGAGAATGGGTTTTTATTTAAAATATTCTTATCATTTTTATATACTAGGAATAGTTTTACTACTACTAGTGTTTTTTTTTGGATCATATGTAATGGGTGCAAAAAGATGGATAAAAATTTGGATAATTAATTTACAGCCTTCAGAATTTGTAAAAGTAGGGTTGATACTTGCGCTTTCTCGTTATTTTAGTAAGCAAAACATGTACAAGATAATAAGATTTCAAAGTTTATTTAAAGCACTTGTAATTGCTTTTATACCAATACTATTAGTATTAGGACAACCTAATTTAGGTACAGCTATTATAATGCTATTTATAGGAGTATCAATTATATTTATAGCAATAATTAAAAAATTTCATTTGGTAATTTTAGGATTAATTGGCATTTTTATGATGCCGGTTGCTTGGTTTTTTCTACGACCTTATCACAAGCAAAGAATATTATCATTTTTGGATTCATCAATTGATCCTCTTGGGATAGGTTACAATGCGCAACAATCTCAAATAGCTATAGGTTCGGGAGGTTTTTTTGGTAAGGGTTTTATTAATGGGAGCCAAACTCAGCTTGGATTTTTACCGGAAAAACGCACAGATTTTGCTTTTGCAGTACTTGGTGAAGAATGGGGATTTTTAGGGGTTATGTTTTTAATTTTTTTGTATAATACATTACTTCTTGTAATAATCTTCATTGCTTATAGATCAAGAAATTATTTTTCTAAGTTGGTATCTATCGGAATTTTTGCGTTTTTTAGTATTCATTTTACTATAAATATAGGAATGACAGTTGGTCTTTTACCAATAATAGGTGATCCTTTGCCATTTCTATCCTATGGAGGAAGTGCAATTGCTGCGAGTTTGATATGTGTGGGTTTATTACTCAGGATAAGTGTGGAAAATTTAAGAATTGAACAAATCTCTAATTTTATTCGTATGGAAAATTTTTGA
- a CDS encoding cation:proton antiporter (subunit D of antiporter complex involved in resistance to high concentrations of Na+, K+, Li+ and/or alkali; contains an oxidoreductase domain; catalyzes the transfer of electrons from NADH to ubiquinone): protein MQLPILQVITPIIASVFCFFTKKHEISWFISFTTTTIVFFISLILLMKTYNGEIVTYYIGDWIPPYGIELKIDVLSSLILVLVSFIALVTVLCSFQINKKEICKGKITGLYSLFLLCLSGLFGILITNDIFNLYVFLEISSLSSYILVSVGKNKKSLIAAFEYLISGTVGATFYLFGIGLLYSMTGTLNISDMANRIGPMCNNNIIKLGTLFIFTGLSIKIALFPLGRWLVNSYSEAPSFISMFFSGSVTKVMLYIFIKIFYYIFHQNSFLFKPPLNNIIIIFAFCAITFGSIFAIFAKDTKRLLANSSISQIGYIVLMFSLNSKAGLFAAIFHILNHSIIKTSLFMVIGYISYRFDSTKIEDLSGLKKSMPYIAFIFTLLSLALVGVPLTSGFMSKWYMMRAIIESHAWISFIVFIISSFFTLIYMWKIVEKMYFGGHAILHDIEISHHDKLTEKIPLLMIISLSFMAILTIVIGMCSTPIWLIIEKIDFLI, encoded by the coding sequence ATGCAATTACCAATTTTACAAGTTATTACACCAATAATTGCATCTGTGTTTTGTTTTTTCACTAAAAAGCATGAAATTTCTTGGTTTATTTCGTTTACTACAACAACAATTGTTTTTTTTATTTCGTTAATATTACTTATGAAAACTTACAATGGTGAGATTGTAACTTACTATATTGGAGATTGGATTCCGCCATATGGAATTGAATTAAAAATTGATGTGTTAAGTTCTTTGATTTTAGTTCTTGTAAGTTTTATAGCATTAGTGACTGTACTTTGTAGTTTTCAGATTAATAAAAAAGAGATTTGTAAAGGTAAAATTACTGGTCTTTATTCTTTATTTTTGTTATGTTTAAGTGGGTTGTTTGGAATTTTAATAACGAATGATATATTTAACCTTTATGTTTTTTTAGAAATTTCATCTCTTTCTTCTTATATATTGGTTTCAGTTGGAAAAAATAAAAAAAGTCTTATTGCGGCATTTGAATATCTAATTAGTGGAACAGTAGGTGCGACGTTTTATTTGTTTGGTATTGGGCTTTTATACTCTATGACTGGAACACTTAATATATCCGATATGGCTAACAGGATTGGACCAATGTGTAATAATAATATTATAAAACTTGGTACATTGTTTATTTTTACCGGACTTTCAATCAAAATAGCATTATTTCCATTGGGTAGATGGTTAGTTAATTCATATAGCGAGGCGCCAAGTTTTATTAGTATGTTTTTTTCAGGTTCAGTAACTAAAGTAATGTTATATATTTTTATCAAAATTTTTTATTATATTTTTCATCAAAATTCTTTTTTATTTAAACCACCATTAAATAATATAATTATTATTTTTGCATTTTGTGCTATTACGTTCGGATCAATATTTGCAATTTTTGCAAAAGATACGAAAAGGTTGCTTGCTAACTCTAGTATTAGTCAGATTGGTTATATAGTTTTGATGTTTAGCTTAAATTCAAAGGCTGGTTTATTTGCTGCAATTTTTCATATACTAAATCATAGTATAATAAAAACATCATTATTTATGGTTATAGGATATATTTCTTATAGATTTGATTCAACGAAAATAGAAGATTTATCAGGATTAAAAAAATCGATGCCATATATAGCATTTATATTTACCTTACTTAGCTTGGCATTAGTTGGTGTACCTTTGACAAGTGGCTTTATGAGTAAATGGTATATGATGAGAGCAATTATTGAATCTCATGCTTGGATTTCTTTTATAGTTTTTATTATTAGTTCTTTTTTTACTTTAATATATATGTGGAAAATAGTAGAAAAAATGTATTTTGGGGGTCATGCGATATTACATGATATTGAGATATCACATCATGATAAGTTGACTGAAAAAATACCTTTGCTTATGATTATTTCTCTTTCGTTTATGGCAATTTTAACAATAGTGATTGGAATGTGCAGTACTCCAATTTGGTTAATAATTGAAAAAATTGACTTTTTAATTTGA
- a CDS encoding demethoxyubiquinone hydroxylase family protein, protein MKKKKNSNLLSLRNNNKFLQRIIRVNHAGEYGAIYIYSGQEFIFKNSPIKNFLILREITEMKKQEEKHFHYFNKKIKEQKIRPTVLLPIWRIFGMFLGVGTAIISKKAAMACTIAVEEVIEKHYKEQFLHLKNGELKETIGKFRDEELKHKNIAIKYNPKNTFGYKILSLFIKTCCKSAIYLSRLI, encoded by the coding sequence ATGAAAAAGAAAAAAAATTCTAACTTATTAAGTTTAAGAAACAATAACAAATTTTTGCAACGGATAATTAGAGTTAATCATGCCGGAGAATATGGAGCTATTTATATATATTCAGGCCAAGAATTCATTTTTAAAAATTCCCCTATTAAAAATTTTCTCATTCTCAGAGAAATAACCGAAATGAAAAAACAAGAAGAAAAACATTTTCATTATTTTAATAAAAAAATCAAAGAACAAAAAATTCGTCCTACTGTTTTACTACCAATTTGGCGTATTTTTGGGATGTTTCTTGGTGTTGGAACTGCAATTATAAGTAAAAAAGCTGCCATGGCATGTACTATTGCAGTTGAAGAAGTGATTGAAAAACATTATAAAGAGCAATTCCTACATCTAAAAAATGGAGAACTAAAAGAAACTATAGGTAAATTTCGCGATGAAGAATTAAAACATAAAAATATTGCAATTAAATATAATCCTAAAAATACATTTGGTTATAAAATTTTGTCTTTATTCATAAAAACTTGCTGTAAATCTGCTATTTATTTATCCAGATTAATTTAA
- the smpB gene encoding SsrA-binding protein SmpB gives MEIITENKRAKFEYFILDEFKAGIVLLSSEVKSLREKKVNISNAYVTKKNGEIWLHNMYIAEYKAANKKNHKPKRERKLLLHKKEISTLSNKIRTSGMTIIPLSIYFNDKGLVKTKISVVKGKKLYDKRITIKQRELDREKNRGLHYLSREPNK, from the coding sequence ATGGAAATCATTACGGAAAATAAAAGAGCAAAATTTGAATATTTTATTCTAGATGAATTTAAAGCAGGTATAGTCTTATTAAGCAGCGAAGTTAAATCTCTAAGAGAAAAAAAGGTAAACATTTCCAATGCTTATGTTACCAAAAAAAATGGTGAAATATGGTTACATAACATGTATATTGCAGAATATAAAGCTGCAAACAAAAAAAATCATAAACCAAAAAGAGAACGTAAATTACTTTTACACAAAAAGGAAATAAGTACGTTATCTAACAAGATTAGAACCTCTGGAATGACTATCATACCACTTTCAATTTATTTTAATGATAAGGGATTAGTAAAAACTAAGATTTCTGTTGTAAAAGGAAAAAAGCTCTATGATAAAAGAATAACTATAAAACAAAGAGAATTAGATCGTGAAAAAAATAGAGGCTTACATTATCTCTCAAGAGAACCCAACAAATAA
- the gmk gene encoding guanylate kinase, whose amino-acid sequence MIIKGLLLIISSPSGTGKTTILKRLLEQSTNNNHLIRSISMTTRKPRPNEINGKDYFFVNKKKFFELCNTGQMLEYTKIFKNFYGTPKKFIKQNLNNGTNILLNIDWRGAFHLFKLMKKNIVSIFILPPSMEELRLRLQKRNTESINEIEYRLAEAQKEISKCYKYDYIVINNDINKSVKEISSILDRERSKRNYKII is encoded by the coding sequence ATGATTATTAAGGGTTTATTATTAATAATATCTTCCCCTTCTGGAACAGGCAAAACTACTATATTAAAAAGATTACTTGAGCAATCAACTAATAATAACCATCTAATCAGATCTATTTCCATGACAACACGTAAACCACGTCCTAATGAAATAAACGGAAAAGACTATTTTTTTGTCAATAAAAAAAAGTTTTTTGAACTATGTAATACTGGCCAGATGCTTGAATATACTAAGATTTTTAAGAACTTTTATGGTACACCAAAAAAATTTATAAAACAAAATCTAAATAATGGAACAAATATTTTACTAAATATAGACTGGCGAGGAGCATTTCATTTATTCAAACTTATGAAAAAAAATATTGTAAGTATTTTTATACTTCCTCCTTCAATGGAAGAGCTTAGACTACGTTTACAAAAACGTAATACTGAAAGTATTAACGAAATAGAATACAGATTAGCAGAAGCTCAAAAAGAAATAAGCAAATGCTATAAATACGACTACATAGTAATTAATAATGATATTAATAAAAGTGTAAAAGAAATAAGCTCTATCTTAGATAGAGAAAGATCTAAAAGAAACTACAAAATAATTTAA